A region of Thermothielavioides terrestris NRRL 8126 chromosome 6, complete sequence DNA encodes the following proteins:
- a CDS encoding uncharacterized protein (Contains conserved domains cd00200], WD40 domain and LisH[pfam08513], The LisH (lis homology) domain mediates protein dimerization and tetramerisation.), protein MKELLDTDRVNFLVWRYLLESNYRETAAKLQKEWRVHQPHRQFDFAPHVNTYALVSLLNKGLIYEEHQRQFAAAQRALRDVPATAEAAPRGVFGPLKFQPEVDEDGEDDEESEPEPEPEPEEAGNPLKRTVERQHHRELSRGSPAKRQRLNNGYENGADSATTPMEIDHHPGNNHAYPSPLEGEQGESPLLRTEGPSRGTQVEKVRDLTQTTVFLRLGADDSPEASENPLVLHCEWNPRDPSILASAGTDALARIWTLPCGAAADAEPGHVDSGSRSFMSIVDEDLPKTAMVSAMAWSSSGDLIALGTDLGNKSRVSIWSVDGTSMQRFDGLDSPITNLCWSPNSNFLLAICPDVSNGLDSTGTLLHIASPSMVNSMSHVLNHDLRADSLDATWISETEFLLCGGDLLVSFRCTEQGIVLAREFQTGKDERFTLVEFDWRSKLVATASDKGYIDIWDESGKRRSIPAHDGAITSLRWQPLQADPTEDERLLVSGGEDGAILVWNVRSAENKPKYSITLPPPLAVNNLSMTPDGALVAVATHDRILVWKLGEHTMPKANWIPQPGWQSPNSGTDTEDVIPCLGWDAEGQRLVYGLENRLAVISLR, encoded by the exons GTATTTGCTTGAGTCAA ATTATCGAGAGACTGCCGCCAAGCTGCAAAAGGAGTGGAGGGTCCACCAGCCTCACAGGCAGTTTGACTTCGCGCCCCATGTCAACACGTATGCGCTGGTGTCGCTTTTGAATAAAGGCCTCATCTACGAGGAGCACCAGAGACAGTTCGCTGCTGCGCAAAGG GCGCTCCGCGATGTGCCGGCaacggccgaggcggcgccgcggggcgTGTTTGGCCCGCTGAAATTCCAGCCCGAGGTTGATGAGGACGGGGAAGACGATGAGGAGTCGGAACCGGAACCGGAACCAGAGCCCGAGGAGGCAGGGAACCCTCTGAAGCGCACGGTCGAACGGCAGCATCACCGCGAATTGTCGCGTGGGTCCCCCGCAAAGCGACAGCGGCTCAACAACGGCTACGAGAATGGGGCCGATTCCGCCACCACGCCAATGGAAATTGACCACCACCCGGGCAACAATCATGCCTACCCGTCACCATTAGAAGGCGAACAGGGCGAATCACCGCTGCTGCGCACCGAGGGCCCGTCGCGCGGCACGCAGGTCGAGAAGGTGCGCGATCTGACCCAGACGACTGTGTTCCTACGCTTGGGCGCGGACGACTCGCCGGAGGCGAGCGAAAACCCTCTCGTGCTGCACTGCGAGTGGAACCCGCGGGACCCATCGATCTTGGCGAGCGCCGGGACAGATGCGCTAGCCCGCATTTGGACGCTGCCTTGtggggccgccgcggacgcgGAGCCCGGTCACGTGGACTCCGGCAGCCGCTCGTTCATGAgcatcgtcgacgaggacctgCCCAAGACAGCGATGGTCTCGGCCATGGCGTGGAGTTCGAGCGGCGATCTCATTGCTCTCGGCACCGATCTCGGAAACAAGTCGCGCGTGAGCATCTGGTCTGTTGACGGAACTAGCATGCAGCGcttcgacggcctcgacTCGCCCATCACCAACCTCTGCTGGAGCCCAAACAGCAacttcctcctcgccatctGCCCGGATGTGAGCAACGGGCTAGATAGTACCGGCACCTTGCTTCACATTGCGTCTCCGTCCATGGTAAACTCCATGTCGCACGTCCTCAACCATGATCTCCGCGCCGACAGCCTTGATGCGACTTGGATCAGCGAGACCGAGTTTCTCCTTTGTGGCGGTGACCTGTTGGTCTCCTTCCGATGCACAGAGCAGGGCATTGTGCTGGCCAGGGAGTTTCAGACAGGCAAAGACGAGCGCTTCACCCTGGTCGAGTTCGATTGGCGGTCGAAGCTGGTTGCGACTGCCAGCGACAAAGGCTACATCGAT ATCTGGGACGAGTCCGGCAAGCGTCGCTCGATCCCTGCTCACGACGGCGCCATCACCAGTCTCCGATGGCAGCCGCTGCAGGCGGATCCCACCGAAGATGAGAGATTACTGGTATCTGGGGGTGAAGACGGCGCCATCCTAGTCTGGAACGTGCGCAGCGCCGAGAACAAGCCGAAATATTCCATCACCTTGCCACCCCCGCTTGCCGTCAACAATCTCTCGATGACTCCCGACGGAGCACTCGTCGCCGTTGCGACGCACGACAGGATCTTGGTTTGGAAGCTCGGCGAGCACACGATGCCCAAAGCCAACTGGATCCCGCAGCCAGGCTGGCAGAGCCCTAACTCTGGCACCGACACGGAAGACGTTATACCTTGCTTGGGCTGGGATGCCGAGGGTCAGCGGCTGGTTTACGGCTTGGAGAATAGG CTTGCCGTCATCAGTCTCCGGTAG